The DNA window TTGAATCGCGCCCGGCGCGGGTTGATTCGCGATTCCTCGTCTCCACGTTGCATAAACCAACCAAAATTATCAATTATCCAGACAACGAGGACTCCATCATGACCGCCACCGTCAGCGTTCCGCTCGACAACGAAGGATTTCTGCTCAACCGCGACGACTGGAGCGAGGAGATCGCCGTCGAACTGGCCCGGACCGACGATTTCGAGATGACCGAACAGGTCATGTCCTTCATCCGCGAGGCCCGCGCCATGTTCGAGGAGGATGGCGTGGTGCCGCCCATCCGAATCTTCGCGAAAAAACAGAAGGTCTCGACCAAGGATCTCTACGACATCTTCAAGAAGGGGCCGATGAAGCTCATCTGCAAATGGGGCGGTCTGCCGAAACCGACTGGTTGCGTCTGACAGACGACACTCAGATTGGATAGCGAGGGCGTCTCCCGCCCTCGTGCCGGGTATGGTGCGAGTCTCCGCCTGCTGTCACACCTCGCCGCGATTGTAGTCGGGCTGCGCCGTGATTTTGTGGATGCTGAGATCCGCGCCGAGATATTCCTGCTCCTCGGTCAAACGTACCCCGACCGCCAGCTTGATCAGACCATAGATCGCGAAACCTCCGGCAAAGGCCACCAGCACGCCGATCAGGGTTCCCGCCAACTGCGCGGTCAGAGTCACGCCCCCTACCCCGCCCAGCGCCTGAAGCCCGAAGATCCCGGCGGCGATCCCACCCCAAAGCCCGCAGAGTCCGTGCAGCGGCCAGACTCCGAGCACGTCGTCGATCTTCCATTTGTTCTGGGTCAGGGTGAAGGCATAAACAAAGAGCGCGCCAGCGACCCCACCCGTCACCAACGCACCCAATGGGTGCATGAGATCGGAGCCGGCGCACACCGCGACCAGACCGGCCAGCGGTCCGTTATGCAGAAATCCAGGGTCGTTCCTGCCCACGACCAAGGCCGCCAGGATGCCGCCGACCATCGCCATCAATGAGTTGACCGCGACCAGACCGCTCACCGCCTCCACCGTCTGCGCCGACATGACATTGAACCCGAACCAGCCGACCGTCAGGGTCCAGGCGCCCAGCGACAGGAAGGGAATCGAGGATGGCGGATGGGCGGTCATGCCGCCATCGTGACGATAACGCCCAGTACGCGAACCGAGCAGCAACACGGCCGCGAGCGCGATCCAGCCGCCGACCGCATGCACCACCACGGAGCCGGCGAAGTCATGAAAGGGCGCGCCGAAGGTGGCCTCGATGAAGGTCTGCATCCCCAGGTTGCCGTTCCAGACCATGCCCTCGAAAAAGGGATAGAGCAGACCGACGATTAGGAAGGAGGCGAATAACTGCGGATAAAAACGCGCGCGCTCGGCGATGCCGCCCGAGACGATGGCCGGGATCGCCGCAGCGAACGTGAGCAGAAAGAAGAACTTGACCAGTGCGTAGCCGTTTTTTTCCTGAAGCGCCTCGGCGCCAGTAAAGAAGTCGACCCCATAGGCCAAACTGTAGCCGATGAAGAAATAGGCGATGGTGGAGATCGCGAAGTCGCTCATGATTTTCGACAGGGCGTTCACCTGATTCTTGGCCCGGACCGTGCCAAGCTCCAGGAACGCAAACCCCGCGTGCATGGCCAACACCATCACGGCGCCGATCAGGATAAAGAGAACGTCGGTACCTGCCTGCAATGATTCCATCTGTCATCTCGTTTTTAGGATTTTGAACGAGGCTTTAAGCATGGATCAGGCCAACAGCAAGACAGTCGATCCCCGCGAGAAATATGGGCAACACAGAAATCCGGATGATCGAATTCAGTGCGGAACCGGAAAAAACGCACCTCAAAAGCGCCAGATTGCATTGGATGACTTCGCATGCACGCCTTTCGGGACGAGTTGACATCGATGGTGTTACAAATGAAAATTCGATCACACTTCCTGCCGGTGATCGACGATCCGCCATGACTCGACCGATCTTGACACGCCTGCTCGTCACCCTGACCGGGGCGACTGCCCTCGCCATCTCCGCGAGCGCGCCAGCCCATTTCCAGGAACTCATCCCCGCCGTCGAGATCGTCACGATCAAGAGCGGCAATCCGGTTGTGCTCCAACTCCAGTTCACCCATCCGATGGAACGCGGCCCGGCGATGGACATGGGCAAGCCGGCGCGGTTCGGCGTCCTCGGTCCCGCCGGACAGGAGGATTTGCTGGCAAGCCTGACCGCCCGCGAGGTCGAGGGCAAACAGGCTTACGCAGCCGAGTATCGCGTCAAACAACCCGGCGACCATGTCTTCTTCGTCGAACCCGCGCCCTATTGGGAGCCGGCCGAAGGGGTCATGATCGTCCACTACACCAAAGTCGTCGTCGACGCCTTCGGGGCCGGGGAAGGCTGGGATGCCGAGGTCGGACTGCCGGTCGAGATCGTGCCGCTCACGCGCCCCTATGGGCTTTGGACCGGCAACCTGTTCAGCGGCATCGTCAAGCAGTCTGGCCAGCCAGTCCCGTTCGCCGAGATCGAGGTGGAATGGCGCAACGACGGCTCGGTCACGCCGCCTGCGGACGCTTTCATCACTCAGGTCGTGAAAGCGGACAGCAATGGGGTCTTTCACTACGCCATGCCGCGCGCCGGCTGGTGGGGCTTCGCGGCCTTGCTGGAAGGCGAAACACCGATGAAGAACCCGGAGGGCAAGGAGGTTCCGGTCGAGGCCGGCGCCTTGATCTGGGTGCGCGCGCGGGATATGAACTAGGGCAGCCGGCTGATGGCTCACATTCCCGATGGCGTGCTCTCGGCGCCGGTGCTGATCGTCGGCGGACTGGTGTCCGTGGGCCTGCTGGCGGTCGCGTTGCGCCGACTCGATTATGATCGCCTGCCTCAGACGGCCGTGCTGTCGGCGGCCTTTTTCGTCTCCTCGCTCATCAGCGTCCCGATTGGCCCCAGTAGCGTGCATCTGCTGCTCAATGGGCTGATGGGTCTGCTGCTCGGCTGGACCGCGCTGCCGGCGCTGTTCGTGGCCCTAGTGCTCCAGGCCGCTTTTTTCGGCTATGGCGGTATTCTGGTGCTTGGCGTCAATACCATGAACATGGCCCTGCCCGCGCTGTTCTGCGCGCTTTTGCTGGCCCCCTGGATGCGGCGGGTCGCGCCGGATCGTCTGTTCTGGATCGGCGCGGCGGCCGGCGGACTCGGAGTACTGATGACCGGCGTACTGGTCGCGCTGAGCCTGGGACTGAGCGGCAAGGCGTTTCTGCCTGCGGCGGGTGTACTGGTGGTGACCTACCTGCCGCTGGCGCTGGTCGAGGCGGTCATCACGGGAACGGTCGTGGCCTTTCTCGCGCGGGTTGCCCCGGAACTGCTGCGGTCTTCCGAGGTCTCCCATGCCTGATCCCGGTTCGCGCGCCAGGCACCCATTCCCCCGCCGCCTGATTCTGCCGCTCATGCTCGCGTTGACCAGCCTGCCGGTCGCTGCCCACAAACTCCAGGTGTTTGCCTTCGCCGAGGGCGACCGCATCGAGGGCACGACCTATTTCGCCGGCGGCGCGAAGGCGGCGGGGGCGCGCATCCAGATCCAGGATACCGCTGGACAGGTGCTCGCCCAACTGACGCCGACGGAGGACGGCCAGTTCCGCTATCGGGCGCGGACGCTGACCGACTATCTCATCGTCGCCGAGAGCGGCGACGGTCATCGCGCGCAATGGCGGATACGGGCGGACGAACTGGCGGGCGGGTTTCCGCTGGCGGGCGCCGAATCACCCCAACTCCAGACCCACGAGACCTCGACCTCCGAGCCCGCGGAAACCGAGCGCGCCCGTCTCCCCAATCCCGTCGCCGCGCCGGTTTCCGGCGAGACACACGACATCGACCCGGCGCTCATCGCCGCCATCGACCAGGCCGTCGCCCGTCAGATGCGTCCGCTGCGCGAACAACTCATCGCCGCGCGGGATGAGGTTCGGTTGCGCGACATCCTGGGCGGGATCGGCTACATCCTCGGCCTGACCGGGCTTGCGCTCTGGTGGCGCAGCCGTCGGCCCGACACCCAATCATGAGCCAGACGGCCTTGCTCATCCCTCGCGGGTCAGGCTGGATCGCCGTCCGCGATCCCCGTCTGCGCATCGTCGCCGCCCTGTCGTTCGCGCTGGTCGCCATCAGTCTTCAGCATCCGCCCGCGCTTCTGGCCGCCTTTCTGTTCGCTGCCGCGCTGGCGGCCAGCACCGGGATGCGCGCACCCGATCTCTTGTGGCGACTGCTGGCACTGGAAGGATTCATGCTCGTCCTGCTGATCACCCTGCCCTTCACGGTGCCCGGCAGTCCATGGATCGCGTTCGGCCCTCTCGCCGCCAGTCAGGAGGGCCTGGCGCTCGCCGTCACGATCCTGCTGCGGGCCAACGCCGTGGTGCTGGTGCTGCTCGCCCTGGTCGGCAGCCTGGAACCGGTCGTCTTCGGTCATGCGCTGGCGCGGCTGGGCGTGCCCGAAAAGCTGGTCCATCTTCTCTTGATGACGATCCGCCAGATCCATCTGCTGCATCAGGAATTCATCCGTCTGCGCCAGGCCATGCGGGCGCGCGCCTTCGTTCCGCGCAGCGATCGGCACACCTGGAACAGCTATGGCTGGTTGATGGGCATGCTGTTGGTGCGCAGTCTGGCGCGCTCGCAACGCCTGCTGGCGGCGATGCGCTGCCGCGGATTTCAGGGCCGACTCTATCTGCTGGATTCGACCCATTGGGAGCCTGCCGATACCGCGCTGGCGCTTGGACTCGCGCTGCTGCTCGGCGGCCTGACGACCCTGGACTGGCTGGCATGACGGCGCCACTGCTCGAACTGCGCCAGGCCACCTTTGAGTATCCCGAGCGCGCCGTACTGAGCGGCGTGGATTTCACGCTGAACGCGGGCGATCGGGTCGCGCTGGTCGGGCCGAATGGCGCCGGCAAGACGACCTTGCTGCATCTGCTGGTCGGTCTACGGCGCCCGAGCGCCGGGCAGGTGCTGGCGTTTGGCGAGGCACGCCGGAGCGAGGCCGATTTCCGCCCGGTGCGGGCGCGGGTCGGATTGCTGTTCCAGGATTCGGACGATCAGTTGTTCTGCCCGACCGTGCTTGAGGATGTCGCCTTCGGACCGCTGAATCTGGGCCGCCCGCACTCGGTCGCGCGTGACGATGCCCTGCGAACGCTGGAGGCGCTCGGGCTGGCCGGATTTGCCGAGCGCGTCACCCATCGTCTGTCCGCCGGCGAAAAACGACTGGTGGCGCTGGCCACCGTGCTTGCAATGAACCCCGAGGCGCTGCTGCTCGACGAGCCGACCAACGGTCTCGACGAGGCCACCGAACAGCGTCTCGTCGAACATCTGTCCGGATTGGATCAGGCCATGATCATCGTCTCTCACGACCGGCGTTTCCTGGAACGGCTGGCGACCCGCGCCGTCCGACTGGCCGATGGACGCCTGACGGACGCCATCCTACACAGCCACGGACACAGCCATCGACACGCCCATCTCCATCTGCACGCGCCCGGCGTCAGCGCCGAGCACGAACATGATTCGTCCGTGCCAGCCCACGCGGACCATCATGTCCCGGATGGGCCATGATCAATCCGAACGCGGTTGCGCCATCTTGAAAAAGGCACGACACCCCTCCTGCCGATCGCCATCGTCCGCCGCGCCCAATCCGTTCAGGTTGACGGACATGTTGGAGCGCGCGGCATCGAGACGGCTCAAGCCGTAGACGGTGCCGTTCACGCCGACGACCCGACCCGAGCGCAACACCGGCCCCCCGGAATCGCCTGGACTCAAGGACGGCTCGCCCGCGCGCATCAGACCGCCATAGGTGTAGAAGTTGACCGGATCGACACGGATGACCTCGGTGGTGCCCCAGTGGCGCCGACCGAAGGGGTGCTTCTGGCGGGCCAGCGCGATGTTTTTCAGGCTCTCGTACCCATAGCCGACGAGTTGCACCGCGTCGCCCGGAAGCAGCGGCGCGCAATCGACCCTGGCGAGCGGAATCGACGCCGTGGGTTCGCGCACGAACAGGATGGCGACATCCGGAAAACGGGACGTGAAATGGTGACTGGCCTCGATGAGGCGGATGCGGCGCGCCAGTTCCTCGCCCGTGTAGCGCGCGCGATAGTCACGAACTTTCTCTTCCCGGTAGGCGAAAAAGCGTTGCAACGCCTCCCGGTAACGGGGATGTATCTGCGTTTTCCGGAGCGTCAAACCGATGAAATCCTCGCGTGTCATTGGCTCCGTCCGGTTGCTGACGAAGATCCGTCGCCCCGGCTGAAACGCGGCGTCCAAGGTTCCTGCGCGCATGTCCGCGACACAGTGCGCGGCGGTCAGGAAGGCATCCGGAGCGATCTTGGTCGCCGAACAATGCGGGGTTTCACCCAGGGTCAAGGCGACCACGGCGCTGAAATCTTCCCGCGCGTCGACCTCTCCACCCAGCAGGGCCGTGGCCGGCAGCGGGATGGCGGACAGCGCCAGGCACGCCAACGTGATCAGCGCTCGAATGCCGGTCGATTTCAAGGTGTCAGTGTCTCTCGGTCGCGAAGCGAAAGGGCGCGGCCAGAATGCCTTCCGGGGTATGGAGTAGCACCCTGGCCTCCCAGATCATGCGCGCGCGCGCGCACACCGGCAGCATGCCCTGCCCTTCGTAACGTCCCGACCGCACCTCCCGAAGCGTCACGCGATTGAAGCCCATGTTCATGTCGACGCCGACAAAATCCACCTCGACGGCGGTCGTCGCGAAACCGCTGGCCTCGACAACCAGTCGCAGTGGCGTCGCGATGGGGATGGCAGGGGGGGTGATCGCAAAGCTGACCGCGCGGCCATCCGGGAAACGCGCCGTGCAGGGACCGGCGCGCAGATCGCAGTCGGGGTCGGGTTCCGTGACCTGAAGCAGCGGTGGATACAGGATCGGCCAGACTTTCTGGACCGCAACCGCAACCACTCCCGCCAGCAGCAGACCCAAGACACCCCACAGCAGGATGGTCGTGCGCGTCGGAGAGGCAGTGACTGTACGCATCTAGCTCAACGCATCTGCCGCCACCAGCGGTTGACGATCTCCGCCACATCCAGGTCTTCCGGACCTTCACGCCAGCTCCGCGACAGGGGCGCATCATGGCTGGCCGGCGCCGGATTTGGCGGATGGACCAGGATCCGCGAGGGCAGCAGCGCCGCGTCGCCCACAGCCAGCACCTCGCCTCGCCGTAGCGAGGCCAGCATGTCGGCCAGATTCTTCGCGCCCTCGGGCAGCAGACGGCGGACATACTCCTGATCGTCCGCGTTGGAGATACGCAGACACAGATAATTCCCGCATTGCGAGAGCACCGTCTCGGACAATTCGGTCGGCCGCTGGCTGACAACACAGAGCGTCACGCCGTATTTGCGCCCCTCCTTGGCGATTCGCTCCATCGCGCGGCGCGTGCCGACATACTGGGTCTCGGCATCGCGCGGGATGTACTGATGGGCCTCCTCGCACACCAGCAGCAGCGGGAATTCGTGGCGGCGCGGATTCCAGTAGTTGAACTCGAAGGCGAGACGTCCGATCTGGGCCGACACGACGGGACGCAGATCGACCGGGATGGGGCTGAGATCGATCACCGTGACCTGACGCTTGGGTTCGCCCAGCCCAACGAAGTCGCGCAGTAGACCTTCGAGACTGGCGGAGCTGCTGTGTTTGCGCGGATGCAGGAAAAAATCGTAGCGGGCATCGTTGTACATTGACTGGAAACGGACCAGGAAATCGTCGAAGGCGCCGTACAGCGGTCCCTTGACCTTGCCGAATTCCAGCTTTTCCTCATTGGCCTTTTTGAACTTTTGGTACAGCTCTTCGATGGAAAAATAGACCGGCGAATCCACCGAGAGACGTTCCAGACCCATGTGCTGATTCGACTGTCGGCGCAGGCTGTAGAGCGCCTCGCGCAGAAAGGCGATCTGGACCGTGGCGTTGGCGTCGCTGCGATCGATGAAGAGATCGACCAACTCGGCATAGGTGAGCAGCCAGTAGGGAATCTCCAGCTCTCGGGCATCGATATGCCGCGCGGTCCGGTCTGGAAACACGCCCTCGTAGGGCGCACTAGGAGAGGCGCGCCAACCGTACTCGCCATGCAGATCGAGCAGGACAATGTGCGAGCGGGGCATGGACGTGACCACCCGTTGCAGCAGGCTGGTCAGGGTCCAGGACTTGCCCGCGCCGGTCTGACCCAGGATGGCGAGATGCCGGCCGAAGAGCGCCGAGGGATCCAGGCACGCCTTGAGCGTCGGTCGGGTGGACAGTCGGCCCAGTTCCAGCGCGCCCTCCCGTTCGCGCACCAATAGGGCGGCGAGACGACTGCTGGCGATCAGATGCACGGCCGCGCCGATCAGCGGGAAACGACTGACGCCCGGTTCGAGACGCCCATCCTTCCCGATCTCACCGAGCGCGATCAACTCCAGACGTCGTTCGCGGACTGTACCTCGCCGCTTCTCGGGTGCCGCCTGATCCTGAACCGGGCGTCGCTCGATCGTCTCTTCCAGGCTACGCGAAACCTCGGCGAGCAGGTGGCCGGCCCGATCCCGCACCTCGACCAGGCTGCCCAACTGGCCGATGGGCAGGGTTTCCTGACCTAGGGTGACGAAGGATGGAAAACCTTCTTCCGCCGGAAACAGGGTGACCACCAGGCAACCCCCCTGGATATCGGTGATGCGGCCGATCAGACTGGATTCCGGCATAGCCATAACGGGTAAGACTCCACGGGGTTGAACGGACGATTCGGGCGTAATTGTCGCCGAAGATCGCCATCGACGCAGTCCCGATCAAGCAATCCGCGACGTCGTGTTACACGCTAGGTCGGACGCGCCAAAAAACAAGATCGACGCTTGATAAATTAGAAAATGATTATATAATGATTAACTATCATACCAATCAACCTTAACGGAGATGTATCATGGGTGCACTTGGAATTCTTGCCGCCGTCGCCGTCCTGATTGGCGGTGTTCAGACCACGATGGTGATGTCGGAAGACGACCGCCTGGCGGCCGAGGCAACGAAAGAGCCCGTCGTCGAGGTTCAGGCCGTGAAAACCGATGCGACCCGATCGTTCGACTTGACCGAACGCTAAATCGGGTGACCCTCGCAGGTCAT is part of the Thiocystis violascens DSM 198 genome and encodes:
- a CDS encoding TusE/DsrC/DsvC family sulfur relay protein, with product MTATVSVPLDNEGFLLNRDDWSEEIAVELARTDDFEMTEQVMSFIREARAMFEEDGVVPPIRIFAKKQKVSTKDLYDIFKKGPMKLICKWGGLPKPTGCV
- a CDS encoding ammonium transporter; translated protein: MESLQAGTDVLFILIGAVMVLAMHAGFAFLELGTVRAKNQVNALSKIMSDFAISTIAYFFIGYSLAYGVDFFTGAEALQEKNGYALVKFFFLLTFAAAIPAIVSGGIAERARFYPQLFASFLIVGLLYPFFEGMVWNGNLGMQTFIEATFGAPFHDFAGSVVVHAVGGWIALAAVLLLGSRTGRYRHDGGMTAHPPSSIPFLSLGAWTLTVGWFGFNVMSAQTVEAVSGLVAVNSLMAMVGGILAALVVGRNDPGFLHNGPLAGLVAVCAGSDLMHPLGALVTGGVAGALFVYAFTLTQNKWKIDDVLGVWPLHGLCGLWGGIAAGIFGLQALGGVGGVTLTAQLAGTLIGVLVAFAGGFAIYGLIKLAVGVRLTEEQEYLGADLSIHKITAQPDYNRGEV
- a CDS encoding DUF4198 domain-containing protein, which gives rise to MTRPILTRLLVTLTGATALAISASAPAHFQELIPAVEIVTIKSGNPVVLQLQFTHPMERGPAMDMGKPARFGVLGPAGQEDLLASLTAREVEGKQAYAAEYRVKQPGDHVFFVEPAPYWEPAEGVMIVHYTKVVVDAFGAGEGWDAEVGLPVEIVPLTRPYGLWTGNLFSGIVKQSGQPVPFAEIEVEWRNDGSVTPPADAFITQVVKADSNGVFHYAMPRAGWWGFAALLEGETPMKNPEGKEVPVEAGALIWVRARDMN
- the cbiM gene encoding cobalt transporter CbiM, producing the protein MAHIPDGVLSAPVLIVGGLVSVGLLAVALRRLDYDRLPQTAVLSAAFFVSSLISVPIGPSSVHLLLNGLMGLLLGWTALPALFVALVLQAAFFGYGGILVLGVNTMNMALPALFCALLLAPWMRRVAPDRLFWIGAAAGGLGVLMTGVLVALSLGLSGKAFLPAAGVLVVTYLPLALVEAVITGTVVAFLARVAPELLRSSEVSHA
- the cbiQ gene encoding cobalt ECF transporter T component CbiQ, whose protein sequence is MSQTALLIPRGSGWIAVRDPRLRIVAALSFALVAISLQHPPALLAAFLFAAALAASTGMRAPDLLWRLLALEGFMLVLLITLPFTVPGSPWIAFGPLAASQEGLALAVTILLRANAVVLVLLALVGSLEPVVFGHALARLGVPEKLVHLLLMTIRQIHLLHQEFIRLRQAMRARAFVPRSDRHTWNSYGWLMGMLLVRSLARSQRLLAAMRCRGFQGRLYLLDSTHWEPADTALALGLALLLGGLTTLDWLA
- a CDS encoding energy-coupling factor ABC transporter ATP-binding protein is translated as MTAPLLELRQATFEYPERAVLSGVDFTLNAGDRVALVGPNGAGKTTLLHLLVGLRRPSAGQVLAFGEARRSEADFRPVRARVGLLFQDSDDQLFCPTVLEDVAFGPLNLGRPHSVARDDALRTLEALGLAGFAERVTHRLSAGEKRLVALATVLAMNPEALLLDEPTNGLDEATEQRLVEHLSGLDQAMIIVSHDRRFLERLATRAVRLADGRLTDAILHSHGHSHRHAHLHLHAPGVSAEHEHDSSVPAHADHHVPDGP
- a CDS encoding trypsin-like peptidase domain-containing protein, with protein sequence MKSTGIRALITLACLALSAIPLPATALLGGEVDAREDFSAVVALTLGETPHCSATKIAPDAFLTAAHCVADMRAGTLDAAFQPGRRIFVSNRTEPMTREDFIGLTLRKTQIHPRYREALQRFFAYREEKVRDYRARYTGEELARRIRLIEASHHFTSRFPDVAILFVREPTASIPLARVDCAPLLPGDAVQLVGYGYESLKNIALARQKHPFGRRHWGTTEVIRVDPVNFYTYGGLMRAGEPSLSPGDSGGPVLRSGRVVGVNGTVYGLSRLDAARSNMSVNLNGLGAADDGDRQEGCRAFFKMAQPRSD
- a CDS encoding ATP-binding protein, which gives rise to MAMPESSLIGRITDIQGGCLVVTLFPAEEGFPSFVTLGQETLPIGQLGSLVEVRDRAGHLLAEVSRSLEETIERRPVQDQAAPEKRRGTVRERRLELIALGEIGKDGRLEPGVSRFPLIGAAVHLIASSRLAALLVREREGALELGRLSTRPTLKACLDPSALFGRHLAILGQTGAGKSWTLTSLLQRVVTSMPRSHIVLLDLHGEYGWRASPSAPYEGVFPDRTARHIDARELEIPYWLLTYAELVDLFIDRSDANATVQIAFLREALYSLRRQSNQHMGLERLSVDSPVYFSIEELYQKFKKANEEKLEFGKVKGPLYGAFDDFLVRFQSMYNDARYDFFLHPRKHSSSASLEGLLRDFVGLGEPKRQVTVIDLSPIPVDLRPVVSAQIGRLAFEFNYWNPRRHEFPLLLVCEEAHQYIPRDAETQYVGTRRAMERIAKEGRKYGVTLCVVSQRPTELSETVLSQCGNYLCLRISNADDQEYVRRLLPEGAKNLADMLASLRRGEVLAVGDAALLPSRILVHPPNPAPASHDAPLSRSWREGPEDLDVAEIVNRWWRQMR